ACCCTTATCAGAATTAGATCAAGTTGGTACCACAACTCATGTTTCCACAATCTATTTCTACCGTCCAACACAAAACTGGCTTTCACCACCAGACACCATTACCAATACTCTTAAAGAGTCATTAAGCAAAGCATTGGTGCCTTTCTATCCAATAGCTGGTCGTTTGCGTTGGATAGGCAAAGGCCGTCTTCAAATTAATTGCAATGCTGAAGGGGTTCAATTCTTCGAAGCTGAATCTGAGTCCAAATTAGAAGATTTTGGTGACTTCTCTCCCTGTCCAGAGTATGAGTACTTAATCCCAAGTGTAGATTATAGTGTCCAAATTCATGAAATGCCATTATTATTGGTGCAACTCACTAAGTTCATGTGTGGAGGCATTAGTCTTAGCCTATTGGTATCACATGCTGTGGTTGATGGACCAAGTGCACTACACTTCTTTTCAGAGTGGGCTAGGATTGCTCGAGGTGAGCCATTAGGGACATCACCATTTCATGATCGAAGGGTTTTAAGAGCTGGGGATCCCCCAAGAGCTAGTCCATGCATTGACCACGAGGGGTTTATTCAACCCCCACTCTTGCTTGGGAAATTGGATAGTCTAGAAGAGCGAAAGAAGAAGACTACGGTGGCCATTTTAAAGCTTACAAAAACCCAAGTTGAAAAGCTAAAGAAGATGGCAAATGAGGATCAGAGTAGCGATTTAGAGCGTGGTTACACACGGTATGAGACTTTGGCGGGACACATTTGGAGATGTGCATGCAAAGCTCGTAAACACGAAAATGAACAACCTACGGCATTAGGTGTTTGTGTTGACTCAAGAAGGCGCATGAGTACACCATTGCCAATTGGGTACTTTGGCAATGCAACTTTGGATGTGATTGCTACGAGTCGTGCCGGGGATTTGATGTACAAACCATTAAGCTATGCTTCAAGTAGGATAAGAGAGGCTATCAAGAAAGTGAATGATGAGTTTGTGAATTCGGGTATTGATTTTTTGAAGAATCAACCGGACTTGACACCATTTCAAGACATTCATTCCGTGGGGAGCACCCGAGGGCCTTTCTATGGAAATCCAAATCTTGGGGTTGTGAGCTGGTTGACCATACCAATCTATGGCCTTGATTTTGGATGGGGGAAGGAGATTTATATGGGGCCAGGAACACATGATTTTGATGGAGACTCGCTTGTCCTTCCGAgtcatgatggagatggatcgTTGACTGTGGCTTTGTGTCTGCAAGTGGCTCATATGGATGATTTTAAGAAGCACTTCTATGAAGATATTTAGtgggaaaatgaaaagaaaagaaaggatatATTTTATGGAATGGCCAtgaatttgaataaaaacaagtagtagcaagaaaaagaagaataagtagTAATAATGTGCTTAGCTTTTTAAGTCTATATGTTGTTGATGTTCAGTAAGAAATTAATTTAATGCTTGAATAAACAAGTAATTGATTTCCCATTAAGTATTTCATGGCATATAGTTGAGTCATCTTATTTAAAAGATAACAAATGTTAGTATTTAATAATCAATGCAACaaagtttttgaatttaattagaaaacttaatatttttaatctaAGTTATTGTAcctgatttttaatttttttttttttttttttgtgtgtgtgttgaaaTTTGATCATTGAATGAAATTTCTATTAAACtgtcacaacaaaaaattaactaaaaaacatataaaattttttaaaaatcattaatttttccctttttttaaattattattcaaccaattttttagagtcttttcttttaaaaaaaagttattttaaggGTGAGCCCATAAACATAGTGAATCATTTTACATTTGTAATGTTGAGATTATAAGCATTTGTTAATCTAGTCTTCATACGCCAATTTTGATCTCTATATATCTATCTCCACCGATTTGAAATGTCAGATCACCAAAAGCAGAATAATGGATGTCGAATATAAGGGCCTCCTTCAGTAAAAATACTCATGGATCCtcttatatatacacactcagATCAAGGGCAGAGGGGAGAAGGGCTGGCTTTTCGAATTTCTCCCCCCTCCACGGCTCCACTACCTATAGTTTCTTAACACTTTTTTAGAGtgcaaatttaaattaatagcCCCTTcatacttaagaaaaaaaaatacaaatacctATTTAAAGTattaatatcttattttatttctcttaatATTAAAACTTTGTTTTGTCATATATAACTCATTAACAATATATGCATTTAAAGCATATATTTTAGCATCTCTCTAtcaaaatcttttcttttctttctttttttttttcctaaaaacaaactctttttcattttatatttagagAGCTAGGCTAGGGATACAAATgcattgagtttttttttttcttaaataaaagaaaactataacatggtttattttgtatctcataaaatgaaaaagattttGAGAGGGCATGGatttatttgttacatttgCATCCCTCACTATGTTGCATTCATatccataattaaaaaaaaaaaaaatcactcagTATTGctattattatatttcttaTCTTATATTGTGCATATTAAagcatataaaaaatattttcactttatgatttaaaacacatattttgattccaacattattattattattattattattattattattattattattattattattattattattattattcacttatgtgtattatatatatttattttaacaaaaaaaatcatgatttaatacatttcaagaatattatttgtgatttatattagGGTATCAAAAGAGTTGAGATGAGTATTAAAGGTTCACATTTGTTCATTTAGTTTTAGTTTGTATGGGAGCCAAAATTGTGCttattacttaccaaaaaagaTTACAAGTTTAAACTTAGTTTACTTTATTGTCGAATAAGCTGAAACTTATTCGCAAGCTACTAACTTTGTCCCATATTGTTGGTCCTATTTAGAACATCAAAGATTTAAGTTAACATTATTTAATGGtttgccttttggtttaaaaagTACAAGTTTTTGAAACTATCCCACTAATTTAAACAGAAGAATATAttgctttttaaaaataaagtgtaAAAGGTATgtgagaaaattaatttattatcttttcaAAGAGGGCAACATTTTGGAACATCCCAAATTGAAATTCATAAACAATAATTTGGGACAAGGGGAATATTAATTCGATTAACATATTATTTTACCATATATAGTTAAACatgactaaaattttttaaccttcacaaatttataatttgtttactATGAATGGATAGTTTATTTTATCAACAAAACTACAAATCTTAGTTTAATATCATATGACCAATTTTTAGATTACACAATCCAAATTCaagtctatataaatatatttttagacgAGTTTACATTTATAAAGATAATATTATATAGGTAAATTAAACGTCATGTTCATAAGCTTATTCAAAAatacattattatgtttgacTTGGCTCGTTTAATTGTCAAGATGAAACTTGTGCTTGGATTTGGCTTGTCGGCTAAACAAGTGAAGGTAAATAAGCATTTTTTTGAGTTAAGCAGgagtttttttatataaagaacTTGATTCATTTATAATCctcattaatataatttaaaggaaaattacACATGACAAAAGCTCTTTTTGATTAGGAGGATGGAACAcattagaaatagaaaaagagttTAGTTTTTTACTgtataatatttgattgaagGGAAGGAAAAATGGAACgaggaaaataaatataaatttctttaattgattgaaaagaaaataagataatagAAATTCTCTTACATACACGACTTCACAATAACATAAATATACTTGTGTCCTACGTACTTGACAAATTGATGTGTCCTACTTCAAACAATGTGTCACGACTTACCATAAGGATAAGGTGGTGCAAAAACACTGAAGAAGTCATTTGCGAATTTGGCAAtctttttttgatttgttgGTCAAGGCATTAAGGAGCTGTACGTGCTGCCTGTGCATGAAGTCCAACTCAGTTGTTTACGTGTTTGTTGTGCATGCAAGTTCTTGATTCGTTGAAGATATTTAGTGCTGTTAGTtaggatccgcttattttattgaaactgaaatttttttgttgaaagtactgtacataaagataaaagttaattaaaatagtacagtgagatccatgaatagtatcaaaaagtataGTAAGACCTataaatattagcaaaaataaattacataataaaataagttgataaaaataatcCATGCAAAAATCACCCTCAGAATTCAAATCCTCTCctccaaattttcaattataggttaaaaaaaaatgctgcttTATATAGAAGCATGAGCCAACAACCATCCAGaagacataaaataaaaaataaaaaagaagaagcaacaaCCATCCCCATTTGGCCTACAAAATCCTatagccacacacacacacacacacacacacacacacaaaattgtAGCCATTTTAATCTTAAGGCTTTTACCACCAGAAAACATTACCAATACTCTAAAAGAGTCGCTAAGGAAAGCATCGGTGCCTTTCTATCCAATTGCTGGTCGTTTGCATTGGATAGGCAAAGGCCGTCTTCAGATTGATTGCAATGCTAAAGGGGTTCAATTCTTTGAAGCTGAATCTGAGTCAAGATTAGAAGATTTTGGTGACTTTTCTACCACAGCAAAGTATGAATTTCTATTCCCAGGTGTAAATTTTAGTGTCCCAATTCATGAAATGCCATTATTATTGGTGCAACTCACAAACTTCAAGTGCGGAGGCATTAGTCTTGGCCTATTAACATCACATGCAGTGCCTGATGGACCAAGTGCACTACACATATTTACAGAGTGGGCTAGGCTTGCTCGAGGTGAGCCATTAGGGACACCACCATTTCATTGATCGAAGGGTTTTAAGAGCTGGGGGTCACCCAAGAGCCAGTCCATGCATAGACCATGAGGCTTTTATTCAACTACTACTCTTGCTTGGGAAATTGGATGATCTAGAAGTGCGAAAGAAGACTACGGTGGCCATGTTAAAGCTTACAAAAAACCAAGTCGAAAAGCTAAAGAAGATGGCAAATGAAGATCAGAGCAGTAGTGATTTAGAGCGTGGTTACACTCGGTATGGACTTTGGCGGGACACATTTGGAGATGTGCATGCAAAGCATGTAAACACGAAAATGAACAACCTACGACATTATGTGTTTGTGTTGACTTAAGAAGGCGCATGAGTACACCATTGTCAATTGGGTACTTTGCAGTGGCGACTCCAGGAATTTTGTCCAAGATATTTCTAtttcactttgaaaaaattttgggtcatttcgGTCTATTTCAGGTGTTTCGGGACATTTCGGtaaataccggccgaaattcaaaatttggcaagcatgaagtttgtacttaaaaaaaaattcttaaaaccaaaacaaatttacatTCTGTACACCGAAAAAcctataaaggaaaaaaaattaaaaaaaataaaaagaaaagaaattaatgaacaaaggtaccagtacaataaactataagtttatttgaaatattaataaaattattaattattgttgtttagttgtttcataaatttgtttgtcttttataaactataatttgttgtattgttgtttcattaattattaaattattaattgttgtttagcctaacataatttaatttgtttgtcttttataatgtattagttaattaaattattaattattggtgtttagttgcttcattcatttttttttactaactattaGAAGTCTAACACACACCCTACTGTGCGTTAGCACACACCTCATGTGTGCACACACCCCTACTTCTGTATGCCTTTTAGTTCAAAATATGTTTGGCATAAAATTTTTGAGGGTGTTCTTGATATtgcttgagggtgttcctattttttttttaagggaaataaataaaaaaattaaattatttatatatatataaataaataaataaaaaattcaagccagggtgttcctaggaacaccctggctACTGAGTGGCGTCGCCTCTACTACTTTGGCAATGCAACTTTGGATGTGTTTGCTACGAGTCGTGCTGTGGATTTGATGTCCAAACCATTAAGCTATGGTTCAAGTAGGGTAAGAGAGGCTATCAAGAAAGTGAATGATGAGTTTGTGAATTTGGGTATTGATTTTCTGAAGAATCAACCGGACTTGACGCTGTTCAAGACATTCATTCCGTGGGGAGCACACAAGGACCTTTCCATGGAAATCCAAATTTTGGGGTTGTAAGCTGGTTGAGCTTGCCAATCTATGGCCTCGATTTTGGATGGGGGAAGGAGATTTATATGGGGCTAGGAACACATGATATTGATGGAGACTCGCTTGTCCTTCCAAgtcatgatggagatggatctTTGACTGTGGCTTTGTGTCTGCAAGTGGCTCATGTTGATGATTTTAAGAAGCACTTCTATGGAATATATTTTATGGAATGGTCatgaatttgaataaaaataaggagtagcaagaaaaagaagaattagTTGTAAGAAAGTGCTTAGCTTTTTTAGTCTACATGTTGTTGATGTTTAATTCGTAATAAAATTaattccatgtttttttttttaattttttatacaaaataaaaattttactttaatctaatctaagtgtgtAAAACTCTCTTAGAGACTTAAATCTCCACCCTTGCCCCCGTACCcctacaaacatttatacttgtagagtgatcatCACGACAAGAGCACACGGTAGTAATTTCATGCTTTAATAAACAAGTAATTGATTTCCAATTAAGTATTTTATGGCATTAATTAGTTGAGtaattaatcatataaattaaattcaaacacatagttGCATCATATTCAACTGTCCATGAAAAAGATAACAAATGTTGGTCTTAAGTCATCAATACAACTAAGTGTTTAGAATATTCAATTGTCCATGAAAAGGATAACAAATTGATGTGTCCTACTTCAAACAATGTGTCACGACAGATGGTGCAAAAACACTGAAGAAGTCATTTCCGAATTTGGCAATCTATTATGATTTGTTGGCCAAGGCATTAAGGAGCTGTGCATGAAGTCCAACTCAGGTGTTTACGTGTTTGAAGTGCATGCAAGTTTTTGCTACAAAGGAAAAGGCTGTGGGTTTTGGATGGGGCATCCGTGAAATGGCACAACGATCCTACTGTTACGCACCGACAGGGAAGTACTGCCGGCATATGAAAGCTCTGGTTGTCATGGAACATTGACCTATATTAACCACGTATTATGaaagtttttgttgaaaatactaaaatgttATTACTTACAATGAGTTCAATAACGAAAAGTTGGTATATTCTTTTACATGGGGAAAATGTTATGTGTGACTTCTTGTTTTACAGGGGGAatcatacttaaaaaaaattttattctattttatcttCATAGCTACAAGAATTATGAGGGAAAAAGAAATTTgtgattttcataattttttttcctttctctatgtctattttttaaaattattattattcctacaaaaattttaaggttGAAATTGTGTCATGAAAGGCTCAATGAACATTTCAATGTGACTAGTGCACGGATTTAGAAAAACTTacactttttcattaattttttgaattttaattaaattttttgaaggtATGAGTAATTTGTGTATTAGTTATAAACTAGGAACAATGTTGTCTAATTTGGTGAAACATAATGTGAAACAGATTAAGTGGGAGAGAAGAATTCGTTTAGCTcgatttttatactttttttttaatttaatgaaatctATTAACAGTGTTagtaatttttctattaattataAACCTGGAAAGAAAATTACTTAATTTGATAGAGcatcaaataaaacaaaaaaagtgggAGAGAATATTTCTCTTCATCAAATTTAATTCTTCGTCAATAACTTAAAGTCTTATAACTCAACTAGTTGGTACATTTTAATATCATGGAGTTAATTAGGTTTCATTTTATACTTTGTCAACAACTAAGAGCCATATAACTTAACTAATTAAAACATCCTGATATTATGAAGATACTCAAAGTTTAAATCCTCATCTTCTAATTATagaactaaaaatatataaaataataaaataaaatattaaagaaaaagggGAAACAACCATCGCCATTTGGCCCATAAAAACCTACACAGGTGTGCAATAAAAAATGTAACAGTATTCTGAACTTTTCTCATATTTCGCAAGCACGCCCCCTAAAAGTAAATTTGACGGTAAGCTTAAAGGTTTGCAGACAATAAAGCCAACAGAGCCAACATGGAGTACAGGCCTCAACCCCTATCAAATTGAATCAAGTTGGCATCTAGGAAGCACAGACACAAATACAGTATGGGTACATGTATAGATACGATATGACgataagaaaatatttgaaaaattagaatACGGGTGTGGCAGCAATTcgtatattaattaattattaaatttataattttatatatgatttttttttagggtcaattttatatatggttaagcatttatttttcatataatattaaatatatatcattttaatagataaaatgaataatttatttaattaaagtctgagagagagagagagagagagagagagagagagagagagaatgtgtttggattcaactGAAAAGgggctgcgttttgcgttttgcgtttcaaggcttttttttttttttttcagccgcaGATGTTGACTTGTCtttcgtgaacagtgcatccgtgcactgttcacggatccacaaatttcacttttcagccactttttcattaaaaatgggtcccgcggtactattcacacattttaaaattattttactacagtattttcagttttcagttttcagcaataagttctatccaaacagacccgaAGTGTAAATAAAAATGAGGTGAAGTGTAAAAATTGTGGggaagtgtaaaaaaaaaagaaaaatgaaaagacacGTGCATGGGTGAGaggcatggttttgaaacccggacaGTTCAAAGAATCGTAAAAGGGGAGAGATTCTAGGTTTTTGAGATTAGACCGAGGTTGAACCGAGGTCGGACCGTGCtgacataataattaatttaataattaattaatatgaaataaataaaagttaatgcataaatattaataatcttgactaaatatttaaagaaattaaagtaTTTGGAgactactaaaaataaaatgtattttttacaGTTTGTTATGGATTTTCAATAGATATTTTCTTgtcatttataatattttaatagattTGTACAATAGTTAACATTACAATATCTTTAAAAGCCATGATTTAtaccattaaaatattttaactatTTATCAACCAATGAATAGGAACGGTACAAGTTTAAAAGGGTTATAAATGCTAATTCCAAATCGCAAGGTTTAAAGATTCAGGGTATTGGTGTCATTGTTGATCTAATTCCAAAAGGTTCTTTAAACACAAAAAACcggaaattatatttttaccgTGAATCTCTCGAATCATGTTCAAACCGCACGGTTTTTTGAACCGGACACGATTTTTTCGATTTCTTCCTTGGAAAATTTCTTCGTGAAGAGCAATTTTAGGTTGGCTGGTTATGTTCTTTAGGAAGTATGAGTGAGACGGGAATAGAAAGAGGGAAAGTGAGTAAAGGATGAAGCTGTGAAAGAGATA
This portion of the Castanea sativa cultivar Marrone di Chiusa Pesio chromosome 7, ASM4071231v1 genome encodes:
- the LOC142642390 gene encoding spermidine hydroxycinnamoyl transferase-like, with product MVVSLKNCCTVKPAEPTWNGPQPLSELDQVGTTTHVSTIYFYRPTQNWLSPPDTITNTLKESLSKALVPFYPIAGRLRWIGKGRLQINCNAEGVQFFEAESESKLEDFGDFSPCPEYEYLIPSVDYSVQIHEMPLLLVQLTKFMCGGISLSLLVSHAVVDGPSALHFFSEWARIARGEPLGTSPFHDRRVLRAGDPPRASPCIDHEGFIQPPLLLGKLDSLEERKKKTTVAILKLTKTQVEKLKKMANEDQSSDLERGYTRYETLAGHIWRCACKARKHENEQPTALGVCVDSRRRMSTPLPIGYFGNATLDVIATSRAGDLMYKPLSYASSRIREAIKKVNDEFVNSGIDFLKNQPDLTPFQDIHSVGSTRGPFYGNPNLGVVSWLTIPIYGLDFGWGKEIYMGPGTHDFDGDSLVLPSHDGDGSLTVALCLQVAHMDDFKKHFYEDI